Part of the Osmerus eperlanus chromosome 22, fOsmEpe2.1, whole genome shotgun sequence genome, ACTTACCATAAACGGATAGAGTAAAGGTTTGATGAGCTACTTTGTCTCCTCTGGTTTGTAACTGATAAACTCCAGCGTCGTGGAGTGAGATGTTTCTCACAGTGAGAGATCCGGTCTGTAAGTCCAGCTGAAGTCTGTCTGTAAACCGCTCACCTAACAAAGTGCAACGTAATTTCCCCGTATTCACCTGCAGTAACcacaatttatatatataatatatatatatataatataaatatatataatatattatataaatatatattatatatatttttttctttactacACTGGCATTATAGTGGAACATCGTCTAAATCATCTATGACGTAACAGAACTTTTGGCATTTAGAATCCACAGTTTTGCattaaaaaaccttgttagaCATAACGTCATCTAGTTGCCTGATATAATTTCCAATTAGATAGTAAGAAAAAATGAATCAGCGTCCTTCTAGTCGTCCAAAAGCTTCCTTGTATGTTGGAGACATACACCAACATGTTACCGAGGCAATGCTCTACAACCACTTCAGTCCCGCCGGGACCATCCACTCTATCCGCGTCTGCAGAGACAGGGTCAACAAGCGCTCTCTGGGTTATGCCTATGTCAACTTCAAGAGGTCAGTGGATGCCGAGCACGCCTTAGATTTCTTGAATTTTAAACTGACTGATGGCTCTCCGATTCGTGTAACTTGGGCCCACCAGCGCGACCCGACCCTGACAAAGAGCGGTGTGGGTAAAGTCTTTATTAAGAACCTGGACACGTCAATAGATAACGAAAATCTATACGACACCTTCTCTGGCTTCGGCAAAATCTTGTCGAGCAAGATTGCATGTGGTAACAATGGCTCAAAGGGCTATGGTTTTGTTCAATTTGAGACCGCGGAGGCTGCCGAGAAATCTATAGAAAGATTGGACGGTATGCTGTTTAATGACAGAAAAGCATTTGTGGGCCGCTTCAAATCTCGCAAGGAGCGCCAAGCTGAGCGCTTTTGTTCATGCGCAAAGTTCACCAATATCTACATCAAGAACTTTGGACAGGATGTGGATGAGCAGAAGCTGACAGAGGTGTTCAGCAAGTATGGAAAGATCACGAGCGTCTGTGTCATGAAGGATGAGAATGGCAAGTCCCGAGGGTTCGGCTTTGTGAACTTTGAGAGGCACGAGGATGCGCAAAAAGCTGTGGATGACATGAAAGGAATGCAAATTAGCGGCAAGCTGATCTATGTTGGCCGCGCCCAGAAGAGGTTAGAGCGTCAGTCCAAGCTCAAGCGTTGgttccagcagaaccaggctcGCATGACATGCCCTTCTAAGCAGCAGGTGAGTAGAGGCTGCAGTCACATAGTAAAAAGACAGTCATTTCTAGTGCTGTTTCCAGTGCTATTTCCATGTTTTGACAATATTCAATAATGAAGTCCACATTTTGCCAACCATCAGCAGCACATGAGTGCCCAGATCCACTCCAAGACCAAAGCCCAGGTCAAGGTCCAGACCCTGACCCAGGAAAATGCCCAGGTCGAGACCCAGCCTAAGGTCCATGTCTGGACCCATCCTCAGGCCCAAGTCCAGACCCAGCGTCAGGTCCAAGTAAAGGTCCAGACCCAGTCTCAGGCCCAAGTCCAGCGggtccagacccagcctcaggtccAGATCCATACCCAGCCTCAGGTCCAGACCCTGCCTCAGGGCCAAGTCGAGCAGGACCTGACCCAGCCTCTGGTCCATCTCCTGACTAATACCCAGGTCCAGACCCTGCCTCAGGCTAATGTCCAGACCCAGCTTcaggcccagatccagaccgGGACCCAGGTCCTGACCCATGACTTCACCCTGGCTTTGGTGTCTatgcagcaggtgtaaaccatacacacatttatatcttaaatgtgtgatacacaaggtggcaccaaaaaccttgggtgtctactgtatctatctaactgtatgtatttaacataatatgtgccctgtctctttccagcctgctgtctacacatggataagctctcctggtgtgtgtgttgtgcctggagtttctaaccctaaccgacaactgagcatgactgctctggcccagctcatgaccctggctcacaaccagacaaaggcccagaccctgatggagattcaggcccagtcccagaccagggctcaagtccaagttcaggccctgattggaatgcagcaggtaattacagtactggcttttgtaaaatgacttttgacatgtattacagttgtattacagtttcacatagtggcagcactaggattgtgtgtatcgtatgtaaaggtgtattttaaattgtgtgtccctctgtcctccattagccttctgcttatgtgtggggcaaggagcctctgacagcctccacactggcctccactcctctgcactaccagaatcctaagctgggagtgtctctcatcagcatcatccaaaagtttcaaccacacctagctgaaaagctcaccggtatgttcctggagatggaaaatgatgaggtgatccacctgctggggtctccacaggctctgcactctaagatcaatcaggcaatggctgcctttcgtgcctcccggatgaatgtggccaaggttatgtcccagcttaacctccagacacctgtgaggatcaccaccctgcaccaggctagccaggacttcaaatcttctgcagctgagaccagcctgacgaagcctgttgatggtctccagggagtcgtgggaagggagaccttcttgcagctgtatggtgagcaaatcaaggctgtgatgaacacttccgataggcatcagcctaccactgacttccagttgctgctggacatgaaagagacagacaagcagatcatGTAAGTCACAGTCATTTACTCTTTTAGTATCATTGTATCCAAGTATTTTGTACTTATGAGCTTAGTTAACCTGATATTTGATATTAGTATTAATATTTGATATGTTCTGATGTTAATGGTaggccttctcttctcttcctcttctcacccAGTGAAGACCTCAAGCCTGTCGCAGCCAGAGACCTGAGCCTGCTTCACCTGAGCAGAGAGCTTCAACCAGAAACGGCGGTTTCTTCCAAGAGCCATGTTGGCTCCATAGCTGCTCCCAGGCAGAAAgcaaagaagaagggaggaggatgttTCTGTGGCCTCATGAGGGCTTTCGGGAGAGCTGTCAGGAGAGCtttcaggagaggaagaggaaagaaagTAAAACCTTTAAGTTGATCTTCACTGTTGTTATTACGTAAACATGGTTACATTCATAATAAACATACAGTGTGCATACCATGTTGGTTACCAATGGTTTCCTGGTGTTCTGAGCACAtagaacattttctttttctttttgaagGATTGCACTGTGGGTGAGAAGACCTATGGTGGAATCTCACATGCAGAAAACATCACCTCCATGAAAGCTGTTGCATCTGCAGTGAAGAATGGAGATGCTGATCAGTTTCCCACTACTCTGTAATCCACATACATTATTAATCCTTAATtaaacattcattgcattttatTTGACTCTTGACTGTTGTTATTTTCATCTATTAACATCATACCAAAGAGATCTTTATCAAACTTCTATTTGAGAATCTTTAAACTTGTCTCATTTGCGCAATGAACTGCATTTCTAAGTAAAGCCTCTAGATGGTCCAGTTATCCCAGTTATCAGGAGGATTCTTGCAAGTGAGTTGTAATGCTCTTATGAAAGTATGTGGAAATGCCCCACAATCCCTTTGGCGATTCCTACTGCATGATGAAACTGCTATTTCTTTTCTTGGTTTAACATGTGTTGTATGTGAGGCCATAGGCAGGGGTTAATATGAGTATGGGAATTCATGACTCAGCTTTTAAGGTATCCTTTAAAATGTGTCTGACGTGTTATATTTGGGTGTTATGAGGTTGTCAATGGTCATCTGTCAGTTACCTCTCTACATTCCTTTTCAAAAGTTAATTTAATCTGAAacctttaacagttcagctcacACCATTGTTGGCAACTAAACCAAAGAGACTCACACTACATAAGCCCAGTAATCCATATTCTTCCTACAGTTGACCCAAAGAATGCTGCCTGTCACAACTACAGGGATGATTGTAGCATGAGCGTAGTCTGACTACGCCATCTAGTATAAAAAGTCTAGAACTTGAGAAAGGTTTGTTTTTTGTAAGgagggaacagtgtgtgtgaccgagAGGAACAGACTAAACAACAGTTTAAAAATAAGGatttaatcaattgattaagatggtccaaagcttcacaaggcatcatTCGCCCATCCCTATATAGGCAagacaagtttatttgtatagcacatttcaacaacaaggcaattcaaagtgcttcacataaaaccattaaaagcatcaaaacataatgcaaaagaaaacacgatttaaaaacaattaagaacattcaataacacattaaaaacattcaaaaagcaagaaataaaataaaagttgcagTGCAGTTTAAAAAATTAAATGCAGGAGTGAGATGCAGAAATTGATATTCTTTAATCTGGTTCAATTAAAGGCAACAGCGATTAGTAAAGTCTTCAATCTGGATTTAAAGGAGCTGAGGGTCTCAGCAGATCTGCAGCTTTCAGGGACCTTGTTCCAGATATGTGGTGCAGAAAAAACTGAACGCTGCTTCTCCATGTTTAGTTCTGACTCTTGGAACCCAAAGTAGACCAGTCCCAGATGACCTGAGGGGTCGGGATGGTTCATAaggtagcagcagatcacaaatgtatttaggccctcaaccattcagtgctttataaaccagcagcaggattttaaagtcaattctttgttggacaggaagccaaTGCAAAGACCTCAAAACTGGAGTAGAACTCAGAACTATATAGATTCCCTTTCAGCACAGTCACTTTGCAAAGTCTTTTCTAGTCTTGCTACGTGTGTATAACCTGTCACTGGCACCGTTTTGACCACATCATTGGATTATCCCTTTGTACCTTTGGAatctgcttattaaagttctgttctcCACTTGGATCTGACTCCTGGTCCCCTTCCAATTTAACAGTGACAGATATCAAAGCTGTGTGCTGCattcgtttttgttgttgtcgagcACAGTAGAAATCATGAAGGATCTATTTGTCTGTTTGTATAtaatttctgttct contains:
- the LOC134009154 gene encoding polyadenylate-binding protein 1-like — protein: MNQRPSSRPKASLYVGDIHQHVTEAMLYNHFSPAGTIHSIRVCRDRVNKRSLGYAYVNFKRSVDAEHALDFLNFKLTDGSPIRVTWAHQRDPTLTKSGVGKVFIKNLDTSIDNENLYDTFSGFGKILSSKIACGNNGSKGYGFVQFETAEAAEKSIERLDGMLFNDRKAFVGRFKSRKERQAERFCSCAKFTNIYIKNFGQDVDEQKLTEVFSKYGKITSVCVMKDENGKSRGFGFVNFERHEDAQKAVDDMKGMQISGKLIYVGRAQKRLERQSKLKRWFQQNQARMTCPSKQQQHMSAQIHSKTKAQVKVQTLTQENAQVETQPKVHVWTHPQAQVQTQRQVQVKVQTQSQAQVQRVQTQPQVQIHTQPQVQTLPQGQVEQDLTQPLVHLLTNTQVQTLPQANVQTQLQAQIQTGTQVLTHDFTLALVSMQQV